A window of Kineosporia sp. NBRC 101731 contains these coding sequences:
- a CDS encoding histidine phosphatase family protein: MQLVLVRHGQSTNNAHFAAEIARQQAREKAASEGAQIVEEVVGYPARVPDPALTDLGVRQAQALGKALEAGRLPFVPTHLYASPTLRAVATARPVSEASGLPVVLQPDAYEVGGIQSIDEDTGDRVAHPGATLEELQRHGGELRAPAGLFPGTGQPWHGGFEPDLEGALPRARRVLSSLLAAHRMDDVVVLVSHQFFAQFLLAAALGWDSPPWMRFRVHNTGHLSLRLEHGRVVTEWVNRADHLETADVTN, translated from the coding sequence ATGCAGCTCGTTCTGGTCCGTCATGGTCAGTCGACCAACAACGCCCATTTCGCAGCCGAGATCGCCCGGCAGCAGGCGCGCGAGAAAGCGGCGTCCGAGGGTGCGCAGATCGTCGAGGAAGTGGTGGGCTATCCGGCGCGGGTTCCGGATCCCGCCTTGACCGACCTGGGGGTCAGGCAGGCCCAGGCGCTGGGTAAGGCGTTGGAGGCCGGGCGTCTTCCCTTCGTCCCGACCCATCTGTACGCCAGCCCGACGCTCCGCGCGGTCGCGACGGCACGCCCGGTGTCCGAGGCGAGTGGCCTACCGGTGGTTTTGCAGCCTGACGCCTACGAGGTCGGCGGTATCCAGAGCATTGACGAGGACACCGGCGACCGGGTAGCTCATCCCGGGGCGACCCTGGAGGAACTCCAGCGACACGGCGGCGAGCTGCGGGCGCCGGCCGGCCTGTTCCCCGGGACCGGTCAGCCGTGGCACGGCGGCTTCGAGCCGGACTTGGAAGGGGCCCTGCCGCGTGCCCGGCGAGTGCTGTCCAGCCTGCTCGCCGCCCACCGCATGGACGACGTGGTGGTTCTGGTCAGCCACCAGTTCTTCGCCCAGTTCCTGCTCGCCGCCGCCCTGGGCTGGGATTCCCCTCCTTGGATGCGTTTTCGCGTGCACAACACCGGGCACCTGTCGCTCCGGCTGGAGCACGGGCGGGTCGTGACGGAGTGGGTGAACCGGGCCGATCACCTCGAGACGGCAGATGTGACCAACTGA
- a CDS encoding AAA family ATPase, giving the protein MSQETDPIDGLSLIRDSLAKGIVDDDKSKARDGIRRWVQRAGGISRTAAPWGLVASLAASALAPLAVAAAGGNLGAVFGEVAGLSGNFLPDALTLAAGRVEDETSEPEWRAAIAEAIAENLEHSQALQADVALLLESVGAVDATVAAASGASADVVASAREVLEAINRIGGFFEGFQDETVDTLQRFQDELAVRSAEHRQQNDRAHEQLVTMTGLLADVVSGLRTGSPETTVPPGAEVCPYPGLNSFEVQDADFFVGRAEAVHELVGRITQAAHTRRGPLVLVGVSGVGKSSLVRAGVVPALRRDEARRTGTGQWQVVVMTPTGRRSDVGAAAPADRRMVRPLVELAGRTGALAGVPVTGVLTDPCAFGALAAQAAGPTGHLLIVVDQFEQIFDAGTVGEQHRQEFVTALVNAAPAVVLISVRADFYDRCIRMDELAGYLPHDQVVLGPMSPEGLRQAVLHPAGRAGLVVEPALVELLLADLGVGGGGTYDPGSLPLLAHALKVTWNRREGRELTVDAYRAGGGISGAVAQEADELYGRLNPSEQNDLRRLLLRGVAVTGHEVTRRPVPRPEVMGRGLTWMIERRLMTADHESVQISHEALLWAWPRLAGWVAQERESLQLHQQLAASADYWAANTEDPGALLRGARLTAVQDWAAERDDLTPGERAFLDASLAAAQEELATERRRSRRLRRLAGALVVLLMVAVGAGGVAYRSARTAREQTAVAQSQRYAVQSAQMGVEDPRQAMLLAVRAWHEAQSPEALGALLSGQGFAHAGLLDTPAEQSTVTLSADGRWAAVGGISGKVQIWDTQKHTMVHEMSEFSSQIGQMGFSPNGRMLAAANKEGTRVWEVASGKPVRHLTGIFVVAWASDTSVVTTDMEQPGATLGVATWDVTNGRRIRQYLTSSPWAPSRIAISPDRSRLGVTRLDGSSVLLDLRTGRSIPLEPASKEPPKFPTQIVFSTRNELAVAHDEIGEISFWDGVTGKSHGRTGRSERSRNMVSAMTFSPEGNDLIVSSAGTLMIWSLRERHWIEYYVGAFDSSGEGAILSLSAPANGHLLAVAGIRATALLPWHNSVLSPSGDGIIALAVDQSSPGVTFGDNQGVLWRQDRRGVEPHQLFQTKESITSAAGSPDGSIAAGSVGGEVVVLDPDGKKRRTLSFGVDEDATDMTFSGDGARLAIAVQPADGMSKGSRIEIWDTRTFQRLARVDYPGQPFVSMTADAGGGRLAVVTRDNDEQTPAQLFLYQEADLLTSAPKPFRHIEMDPQGFRSAFSPDGVTVAVGSADGSIRVFDIRIGQLIRTFGRHPGEVRDLVFSPDGQTLATAASKDDVVHLWDVSKGTLKADLVGHIGEVNRVGFSPDGQTLFSTGTDGTVGVWNLDPQKAVDSICTALSGSFAEADWRAYGLDLAESPCAVQ; this is encoded by the coding sequence ATGAGCCAGGAGACCGATCCGATCGACGGGTTGAGCCTGATCCGCGACAGCCTGGCGAAGGGCATCGTCGACGACGACAAGAGCAAGGCGCGCGACGGCATCCGGCGCTGGGTCCAGCGTGCCGGTGGCATCAGCCGCACCGCTGCCCCCTGGGGACTGGTCGCGTCCCTCGCCGCCTCCGCTCTCGCACCCCTGGCGGTCGCCGCGGCCGGCGGAAACCTCGGGGCGGTCTTCGGCGAGGTCGCCGGGCTGAGCGGCAACTTCCTCCCCGACGCCCTGACCCTGGCCGCCGGCCGGGTGGAAGACGAGACGTCAGAACCCGAATGGCGTGCGGCGATCGCCGAGGCGATCGCCGAGAACCTGGAGCACTCGCAGGCCCTGCAGGCCGACGTGGCGCTGCTGCTGGAATCGGTCGGAGCGGTGGACGCGACGGTCGCGGCGGCCTCGGGGGCGTCGGCCGACGTGGTGGCCTCGGCCCGCGAGGTGCTGGAGGCCATCAACCGGATCGGCGGCTTCTTCGAAGGGTTCCAGGACGAAACCGTCGACACCCTCCAGCGATTTCAGGACGAGCTCGCCGTGCGCAGCGCCGAGCACCGGCAGCAGAACGACCGGGCGCACGAGCAGCTGGTGACCATGACGGGGCTGCTGGCCGACGTGGTCTCGGGGCTGCGGACCGGCAGCCCCGAGACCACGGTGCCGCCCGGCGCCGAGGTCTGCCCGTACCCCGGGCTGAACAGTTTCGAGGTGCAGGACGCCGACTTCTTCGTCGGTCGGGCGGAGGCCGTGCACGAGCTCGTCGGCCGTATCACCCAGGCCGCGCACACCCGGCGCGGACCCCTGGTGCTGGTCGGGGTCTCCGGGGTCGGCAAGTCGTCACTCGTACGGGCGGGCGTGGTGCCGGCCCTACGGCGCGACGAGGCCCGGCGCACCGGGACCGGGCAGTGGCAGGTCGTCGTGATGACCCCCACCGGTCGGCGGTCGGACGTCGGCGCAGCTGCTCCTGCGGATCGTCGGATGGTCCGTCCCCTGGTCGAACTGGCCGGGCGCACCGGCGCTCTGGCGGGTGTCCCGGTCACCGGTGTCCTCACCGACCCCTGCGCGTTCGGTGCGCTGGCGGCGCAGGCAGCAGGACCGACGGGGCATCTGCTGATCGTGGTCGATCAGTTCGAGCAGATCTTCGACGCCGGGACGGTGGGAGAACAGCACCGCCAGGAGTTCGTCACCGCGCTGGTGAACGCGGCGCCCGCGGTGGTGCTGATCTCGGTCCGGGCGGACTTCTACGACCGCTGCATCCGGATGGACGAGCTGGCCGGGTATTTGCCCCACGACCAGGTGGTGCTGGGGCCGATGTCCCCGGAAGGCCTGCGGCAGGCCGTGCTCCATCCGGCTGGGCGGGCCGGCCTGGTGGTGGAACCGGCGCTGGTCGAGCTGCTCCTGGCCGATCTCGGTGTCGGGGGTGGTGGCACCTACGACCCCGGGTCGCTGCCCTTGCTGGCCCACGCCCTGAAGGTCACCTGGAACCGGCGGGAGGGCCGCGAACTGACGGTTGACGCCTACCGCGCCGGCGGGGGCATCAGCGGGGCGGTGGCCCAGGAGGCCGATGAGCTCTACGGCCGGTTGAACCCTTCGGAGCAGAACGATTTACGCCGGCTTCTCCTGCGTGGGGTGGCGGTGACGGGCCACGAGGTGACGAGGCGCCCGGTGCCCCGTCCGGAGGTGATGGGCCGGGGCCTGACCTGGATGATCGAGCGGCGCCTCATGACCGCCGACCACGAGAGCGTCCAGATCTCGCACGAGGCCCTGTTGTGGGCGTGGCCGAGACTGGCCGGATGGGTGGCGCAGGAGCGCGAAAGCCTGCAACTGCACCAGCAACTCGCTGCATCGGCCGACTACTGGGCCGCGAACACCGAAGACCCGGGCGCCTTGCTGAGGGGTGCCCGGCTGACGGCGGTGCAGGACTGGGCCGCAGAACGCGACGACCTCACTCCCGGCGAGCGCGCCTTCCTCGACGCGTCCCTGGCGGCAGCGCAGGAAGAACTGGCCACCGAACGCCGCCGCAGCCGTCGACTGCGCCGGCTGGCGGGGGCGCTGGTGGTTTTGCTGATGGTGGCGGTGGGGGCCGGGGGAGTGGCCTATCGCTCGGCCCGGACAGCGCGGGAGCAGACGGCGGTGGCGCAGTCACAGCGGTACGCGGTCCAGTCCGCGCAGATGGGGGTCGAGGATCCCCGGCAGGCCATGCTGCTGGCAGTTCGGGCCTGGCACGAGGCGCAGTCGCCGGAAGCGCTCGGTGCACTGCTGAGCGGTCAGGGATTCGCGCATGCCGGGCTTCTGGATACTCCGGCTGAGCAGTCCACGGTCACTCTCAGCGCCGACGGACGGTGGGCGGCCGTCGGCGGGATCAGCGGAAAGGTGCAGATCTGGGATACGCAGAAGCACACAATGGTCCACGAGATGTCAGAATTCAGCAGTCAGATCGGACAGATGGGGTTCTCGCCCAACGGCCGGATGCTGGCCGCGGCGAACAAGGAAGGAACCCGCGTCTGGGAGGTGGCGAGTGGCAAACCGGTGCGACACCTGACCGGGATATTCGTCGTGGCCTGGGCCTCTGACACATCGGTCGTCACGACCGACATGGAGCAGCCCGGTGCCACGCTCGGCGTCGCGACCTGGGATGTGACGAATGGCCGACGTATTCGCCAGTACCTGACGTCGAGCCCATGGGCGCCGTCCCGGATCGCCATCAGCCCGGACCGTTCCCGTCTGGGTGTTACTCGTCTCGACGGATCGTCGGTGCTGCTCGATCTGCGCACCGGTCGCAGTATCCCGTTGGAACCGGCGTCGAAAGAACCGCCGAAGTTCCCTACCCAGATCGTCTTCTCCACGCGGAATGAATTGGCGGTCGCCCATGATGAGATCGGGGAAATTTCTTTCTGGGACGGTGTGACCGGGAAGTCGCACGGTCGTACCGGCAGGTCTGAGCGGAGTCGCAACATGGTGTCGGCGATGACATTCAGTCCGGAAGGCAATGACCTCATCGTCTCGTCCGCCGGCACCCTCATGATCTGGAGCTTGCGGGAACGTCATTGGATCGAGTATTACGTCGGTGCTTTCGATTCCTCCGGAGAGGGTGCGATTCTGTCTCTGTCGGCTCCGGCGAATGGGCATCTCCTGGCCGTGGCGGGTATTCGCGCCACGGCACTGTTGCCCTGGCACAATTCTGTGCTGAGTCCCTCCGGGGACGGCATCATCGCGTTGGCTGTGGATCAGTCTTCACCCGGGGTCACCTTCGGCGATAATCAAGGTGTGCTCTGGCGCCAGGACCGTCGGGGCGTGGAACCTCACCAGTTGTTCCAGACCAAGGAGAGCATCACGTCCGCGGCCGGGAGCCCGGACGGCTCCATCGCGGCGGGCAGCGTCGGGGGTGAGGTCGTGGTGCTGGACCCGGACGGGAAGAAACGTCGAACACTATCTTTCGGCGTTGACGAGGATGCGACCGATATGACGTTCTCCGGAGACGGAGCCCGCTTGGCCATCGCGGTCCAGCCCGCGGACGGGATGTCGAAGGGCTCCCGGATCGAGATCTGGGACACCCGGACGTTTCAGCGTCTGGCGCGGGTGGATTATCCGGGGCAGCCTTTCGTCAGCATGACCGCAGATGCCGGTGGCGGCCGTCTGGCCGTGGTGACGCGCGACAACGACGAGCAGACTCCTGCTCAGCTCTTCCTGTATCAAGAGGCGGACCTCCTCACGTCGGCCCCGAAGCCGTTTCGTCATATCGAGATGGATCCTCAAGGCTTCCGGTCGGCATTCAGCCCGGATGGTGTCACTGTTGCGGTGGGTAGTGCGGACGGCAGCATCAGAGTCTTCGACATCCGTATCGGGCAGCTGATCAGGACATTCGGGCGGCATCCGGGAGAGGTGCGCGACCTGGTGTTCTCGCCCGACGGACAGACCTTGGCCACTGCCGCCAGCAAGGACGACGTCGTCCACCTCTGGGACGTCTCGAAGGGCACGCTCAAGGCCGATCTGGTCGGCCACATCGGTGAGGTCAACCGGGTCGGGTTCTCGCCGGACGGGCAGACTCTCTTCAGTACCGGTACGGACGGCACTGTCGGCGTGTGGAACCTCGACCCGCAGAAGGCCGTCGACTCGATCTGCACGGCTCTGTCCGGCAGCTTTGCCGAGGCGGACTGGCGGGCCTACGGTCTCGATCTCGCAGAGTCGCCCTGTGCGGTTCAGTGA
- a CDS encoding phosphatase PAP2 family protein — translation MPASPALNRRTLLRAALAGSAGLAAGPTLLCGPASAAPLTATANAPAFVDSYTTNITANVTAETNAAVRILAGMSQLWQTGSAWNTGTVLSTSVLRANMQHMAQVTRTRTQAQAGRAFLADRQHQSYASIAGLGPLASLYREGALAVTGIVEIPSGTPATKLEDAVPAGAPVGSALGAGSADSALGQVVTLVNRLRGTYSSGNPGKAAYQYPRPWRMTVDNRVVDTGRIDEFGYPVYDSPVTVIPQLLRQRSTTPAEDGGYPSGHTNAFYLASLAYAYAVPERFQELFTSAVDLADTRVLSGMHSPLDVMGGRILATALAAAILNDPANAALKAAAHEQANSYFTGRVGADLIGYAHSGGTTDAYADRAANRRLVEEKLTYGLPAKRSSAPMVVPKGAEVLLETRQPYLTAAQRREVLRTTALTSGHPLLDGPENWGRLNLFAAADGYAAFSRDVEVTMDASTLGFSAHDTWRNDISGRGGLTKSGTGALTLTGDNSYRGGTRLVGGTLTVAGKSAVGRGDVRVDGGTLEFTSSARLSGEYRQLGGVLKLAGAVRVTVDDHLVLRGNPVLQVEGKAGDVAVITAGRVQGTFKDVRVPQGLRAEVDHSRTAITVRLRRR, via the coding sequence ATGCCTGCGTCCCCTGCTCTGAACCGCCGCACCCTCCTGCGCGCCGCTCTCGCCGGCTCGGCCGGTCTGGCCGCCGGGCCCACCCTGCTCTGTGGCCCGGCCTCCGCCGCCCCGCTCACGGCGACCGCCAACGCCCCGGCGTTCGTCGACTCCTACACGACCAACATCACCGCGAACGTCACCGCCGAAACCAACGCCGCCGTGCGCATTCTGGCCGGTATGAGCCAGCTCTGGCAGACCGGCAGCGCCTGGAACACCGGCACCGTGCTCTCCACCTCGGTGCTGCGCGCGAACATGCAGCACATGGCGCAGGTGACGCGCACCCGTACTCAGGCCCAGGCGGGACGGGCCTTCCTCGCCGACCGCCAGCACCAGAGTTACGCGTCCATCGCCGGACTGGGCCCGCTCGCATCCTTGTACCGGGAGGGCGCGCTCGCCGTCACCGGTATCGTCGAGATCCCCTCCGGCACACCGGCGACCAAACTGGAGGACGCCGTCCCGGCCGGTGCCCCGGTCGGTTCGGCTCTGGGCGCGGGGTCGGCCGACTCCGCACTCGGACAGGTCGTGACCCTGGTCAACCGGCTGCGCGGAACCTACTCCTCGGGAAACCCGGGCAAGGCCGCCTACCAGTATCCGCGGCCCTGGCGCATGACCGTGGACAACCGGGTGGTCGACACCGGCCGGATCGACGAGTTCGGTTACCCCGTCTACGATTCCCCGGTCACGGTGATTCCGCAGCTGCTGCGTCAGCGCAGCACCACCCCGGCTGAGGACGGCGGCTACCCCAGCGGCCACACCAACGCCTTCTACCTGGCCTCGCTCGCCTACGCCTATGCGGTGCCGGAGCGGTTCCAGGAACTCTTCACCTCGGCCGTCGACCTCGCCGACACCCGCGTCCTCTCCGGCATGCACTCGCCGCTCGACGTGATGGGCGGCCGGATCCTGGCCACCGCTCTGGCTGCGGCGATCCTCAACGACCCGGCCAACGCCGCGCTGAAGGCCGCTGCCCACGAGCAGGCCAACTCCTACTTCACCGGCCGGGTCGGGGCCGACCTGATCGGGTACGCCCACAGCGGTGGAACGACGGACGCGTACGCGGACCGTGCGGCGAACCGTCGCCTGGTCGAGGAGAAGCTCACGTACGGCCTGCCGGCCAAGAGGTCGTCCGCACCCATGGTCGTGCCGAAGGGCGCCGAGGTGCTGCTGGAGACCAGGCAGCCCTACCTGACCGCCGCGCAGCGGCGCGAGGTCCTGCGCACGACCGCGCTGACGTCCGGGCACCCTCTGCTCGACGGCCCGGAGAACTGGGGCCGGCTGAACCTCTTCGCCGCTGCCGACGGCTACGCCGCGTTCTCCCGCGATGTCGAGGTGACGATGGACGCGTCCACCCTTGGCTTCTCGGCTCACGACACCTGGCGCAACGACATCAGCGGACGAGGTGGTCTGACCAAATCCGGCACCGGTGCGCTGACTTTGACGGGCGACAACTCCTACCGGGGTGGCACCCGGCTGGTCGGGGGCACGCTCACGGTGGCGGGGAAGAGCGCTGTGGGACGCGGGGACGTGCGGGTGGACGGCGGAACTCTCGAGTTCACCAGCTCAGCCCGGTTGTCGGGGGAGTACCGGCAGCTCGGTGGGGTGCTCAAACTGGCCGGGGCGGTGCGGGTCACGGTGGACGACCACCTGGTGCTGCGCGGCAACCCGGTTCTGCAGGTCGAGGGCAAGGCCGGTGACGTCGCGGTGATCACGGCGGGCCGGGTGCAGGGCACCTTCAAGGACGTACGGGTTCCGCAGGGGCTTCGGGCCGAGGTGGACCACTCCCGCACGGCGATCACAGTGCGTCTGCGTCGTCGCTGA
- a CDS encoding dihydrofolate reductase family protein produces the protein MGRLFVTLDGVAQAPGQPDEDTAGGFTHGGWQAPFAEKASGEAIFEQARTMDALLLGRRTYDIFAAYWPTTPVDSPFKELLDRVPKYVASQTLEEPLTWQNSHLLDPGLEAAVEQVKQRYEAVHVIGSLGLLQSLLRGGLVDRLNLWQYPVLLGTGTRVFGEGTVPAALRLTEAVSYPSGAVQLTYDALGTAPGHGTMGE, from the coding sequence ATGGGCCGGCTCTTCGTGACGCTGGACGGGGTGGCACAGGCGCCCGGACAGCCGGACGAAGACACCGCGGGTGGCTTCACGCACGGTGGCTGGCAGGCTCCATTCGCCGAAAAGGCATCCGGTGAAGCCATCTTCGAACAGGCCCGCACCATGGACGCTCTGCTCCTGGGCCGGCGCACGTACGACATCTTCGCCGCCTACTGGCCCACCACCCCGGTGGACAGCCCGTTCAAGGAACTACTTGACCGCGTCCCCAAGTACGTGGCCAGTCAGACCCTGGAAGAACCGCTGACCTGGCAGAACTCCCACCTGCTGGACCCCGGTCTCGAGGCGGCCGTCGAGCAGGTCAAGCAGCGGTACGAGGCCGTCCACGTCATCGGGAGTCTGGGTCTGCTGCAGTCCCTGCTGCGCGGGGGCCTCGTCGACCGACTCAACCTCTGGCAGTACCCGGTTCTGCTCGGTACCGGCACCCGGGTGTTCGGCGAGGGCACCGTTCCCGCCGCGCTCCGGCTGACCGAAGCCGTCAGCTACCCCAGCGGCGCTGTCCAGCTCACCTACGACGCGCTGGGCACCGCCCCGGGTCACGGCACCATGGGCGAGTGA
- a CDS encoding biotin carboxylase N-terminal domain-containing protein, giving the protein MSISKVLIANRGEIAVRIARACRDAGIASVAVYAEPDRDALHVTVADEAYSLEGVTAAESYLMVDKLLDVASRSGADAVHPGYGFLAENADFATAVLAAGLTWIGPPPEAIDVLGDKVKARHIAQRAGAPLVPGTRDPVQTADEVATFAREHGLPVAIKAAFGGGGRGLKVARTLEEIPELFESATREAVAAFGRGECFVERFLDHPRHVETQCLADAHGHVVVVSTRDCSLQRRNQKLVEEAPAPFLTHDQTAELYRASKAILTEAGYVGAGTCEFLIGPDGTISFLEVNTRLQVEHPVSEEVTGLDLVREQLRVAAGEPLGYDDPPVRGHSIEFRINGEDAGRNFLPQPGTVVVFEPPSGPGVRLDSGVVAGSVIGGGFDSMLAKLIVTGATRRQALERARRALGEFVVEGLPTVLPFHRAVVADPAFTSEPFTVHTRWIETEFDNTIPPWTGVASDGESLGDPREKMVVEVGGKRLEVVLPAGLGSSGTPAVRKAPRRAKGKVSAGAGGDALTSPMQGTIVKVAVEEGQRLEVGDLVVVLEAMKMEQPLTAHKAGIATGLTAQIGQTVTSGALICELKD; this is encoded by the coding sequence ATGAGCATCAGCAAGGTCCTGATCGCCAACCGGGGTGAGATCGCGGTGCGGATCGCGCGCGCCTGCCGGGACGCCGGTATCGCCTCGGTGGCCGTGTACGCCGAGCCCGACCGGGACGCCCTGCACGTCACGGTGGCCGACGAGGCGTACTCGCTGGAGGGTGTGACGGCGGCGGAGTCGTACCTGATGGTCGACAAGCTGCTGGACGTGGCCTCGCGTTCGGGGGCGGATGCGGTGCATCCGGGGTACGGGTTCCTGGCCGAGAACGCCGATTTCGCGACGGCGGTGCTGGCTGCGGGGCTGACCTGGATCGGCCCGCCCCCGGAGGCGATCGATGTGCTGGGTGACAAGGTCAAGGCCCGCCACATCGCTCAGCGCGCGGGAGCACCCCTGGTGCCGGGCACGAGGGATCCGGTGCAGACGGCGGACGAGGTGGCCACCTTCGCCCGTGAGCACGGGCTCCCGGTGGCGATCAAGGCCGCCTTCGGTGGTGGTGGGCGGGGCTTGAAGGTCGCCCGCACGCTGGAGGAGATCCCGGAGCTGTTCGAGTCCGCGACCCGTGAGGCGGTGGCCGCGTTCGGGCGGGGTGAGTGTTTCGTGGAGCGGTTCCTCGATCACCCGCGGCACGTGGAGACCCAGTGCCTGGCCGATGCCCACGGGCACGTGGTGGTCGTCTCCACCCGGGACTGCTCGCTGCAGCGCCGCAACCAGAAACTGGTCGAGGAGGCACCCGCCCCGTTCCTGACCCACGACCAGACCGCCGAGCTGTACCGCGCGTCGAAGGCAATCCTGACCGAGGCCGGATACGTCGGCGCCGGCACCTGTGAATTCCTGATCGGCCCCGACGGCACGATCTCGTTCCTGGAGGTCAACACCCGCCTGCAGGTCGAGCACCCGGTCTCCGAGGAGGTCACCGGCCTGGACCTGGTGCGTGAGCAGCTGCGGGTCGCGGCCGGGGAGCCGCTGGGTTACGACGATCCGCCGGTGCGGGGGCACTCGATCGAGTTCCGGATCAACGGTGAGGACGCGGGGCGCAACTTCCTGCCCCAGCCGGGCACCGTGGTGGTGTTCGAGCCTCCGTCCGGGCCGGGTGTGCGTCTGGACTCGGGTGTGGTGGCGGGTTCGGTGATCGGGGGCGGGTTCGACTCGATGCTGGCCAAGCTGATCGTCACCGGTGCCACCCGCCGTCAGGCGCTGGAACGGGCCCGGCGGGCGCTGGGCGAGTTCGTGGTGGAGGGTCTGCCGACGGTGCTGCCGTTCCATCGGGCGGTCGTGGCGGACCCGGCCTTCACCAGTGAGCCGTTCACGGTGCACACCCGCTGGATCGAGACCGAGTTCGACAACACCATCCCGCCCTGGACCGGGGTCGCCTCCGACGGGGAGTCACTCGGTGACCCGCGCGAGAAGATGGTGGTGGAGGTCGGCGGTAAACGGCTGGAGGTCGTTCTGCCGGCCGGTCTGGGGTCGTCCGGCACCCCGGCCGTCCGTAAGGCGCCGCGCCGGGCGAAGGGAAAGGTTTCGGCCGGGGCCGGTGGCGACGCCCTGACCTCACCGATGCAGGGCACGATCGTCAAGGTCGCCGTCGAGGAGGGGCAGCGCCTGGAGGTGGGCGACCTGGTCGTGGTGCTCGAGGCGATGAAGATGGAACAGCCCCTCACCGCCCACAAGGCCGGGATCGCGACCGGCCTGACCGCCCAGATCGGTCAGACGGTCACGTCGGGTGCGCTGATCTGCGAGCTCAAGGACTGA
- a CDS encoding C-terminal helicase domain-containing protein — protein MEQLTEIAAEGHRILVFSQFTRFLGRAADRLNQAGIEYCYLDGKTKDRARVVSQFREGTAPVFLISLKAGGTGLNLTEADYVFLLDPWWNPAVEAQAVDRAHCIGQTRNVMVYRLVARNTIEEKVVALKARKSALTNSVLDGEAMGSAALTADDIRGLLD, from the coding sequence ATGGAACAACTGACCGAGATCGCGGCCGAAGGTCACCGGATCCTGGTGTTCAGCCAGTTCACCCGCTTCCTCGGCCGGGCGGCCGATCGCCTGAACCAGGCGGGCATCGAATACTGCTACCTCGACGGAAAGACCAAGGACCGGGCCCGGGTGGTCTCGCAGTTCCGCGAAGGCACCGCCCCGGTCTTCCTGATCAGCCTCAAGGCCGGTGGCACCGGCCTGAACCTGACCGAGGCCGATTACGTCTTCCTGCTCGACCCCTGGTGGAACCCCGCCGTCGAGGCCCAGGCCGTCGACCGGGCCCACTGCATCGGCCAGACCCGTAACGTCATGGTCTACCGGCTGGTGGCCCGGAACACGATCGAGGAGAAGGTAGTGGCACTCAAGGCCCGCAAGAGCGCCCTGACCAACAGCGTTCTCGACGGCGAGGCGATGGGCTCGGCCGCACTCACCGCCGACGACATTCGCGGGCTGCTCGACTGA